The proteins below are encoded in one region of Cystobacter ferrugineus:
- a CDS encoding prenyltransferase produces MVGVESMGSARRWWYALKPASWPKVFVPALFGQAMGAASAGRWSVGALAWGVLWTALDIAFIVLLNDWGDREVDALKRRMFPRGCSPKTIPDGILPERALLLAGLGAGAGALVLAGVAGVVLARPWLLSLSALSLFIFAAYTLPPLRLNYRGGGELLEMVGVGGVLPALHAYAQCGQWVPEMLRTWAPGLLALCLASALASGLSDEESDRAGGKRTFTTWLGNKAVRRASEGLLSAGAVLWLSKWQWGSLAVLPVVFFSARAWRKSPEAVTNAFAAQGAYKLELHRAIWWGSLVLSGLVLVEQRWGGAR; encoded by the coding sequence GTGGTGGGTGTCGAGTCGATGGGGTCCGCGAGGCGGTGGTGGTACGCGCTGAAGCCGGCGAGCTGGCCGAAGGTGTTCGTCCCCGCGTTGTTCGGACAGGCGATGGGGGCGGCGAGCGCGGGGCGGTGGTCGGTGGGGGCGCTGGCCTGGGGCGTGCTGTGGACGGCGTTGGACATCGCCTTCATCGTGCTGCTCAACGACTGGGGAGACCGCGAGGTGGACGCCCTCAAGCGCCGCATGTTCCCGCGCGGCTGTTCGCCGAAGACAATTCCCGACGGCATCCTCCCCGAGAGGGCCCTGCTGCTGGCGGGGCTGGGCGCGGGGGCGGGGGCCCTGGTGCTGGCGGGCGTCGCCGGAGTCGTGCTCGCGCGGCCGTGGCTGCTGTCGCTCTCGGCCCTGAGCCTGTTCATCTTCGCCGCCTACACGCTGCCGCCGCTGCGGCTCAACTACCGGGGGGGCGGGGAGCTGCTGGAGATGGTGGGCGTGGGCGGGGTGCTTCCCGCGCTGCATGCCTATGCGCAATGTGGACAGTGGGTGCCGGAGATGCTGCGCACCTGGGCTCCGGGACTGCTGGCGCTCTGCCTGGCGAGCGCGCTCGCCAGTGGATTGTCCGACGAGGAGAGTGACCGTGCCGGAGGCAAGCGCACCTTCACCACGTGGCTGGGGAACAAGGCGGTCCGCCGGGCCTCGGAGGGCCTGCTGTCCGCGGGGGCCGTGCTCTGGCTCTCGAAGTGGCAGTGGGGGTCGCTGGCGGTGCTCCCGGTGGTGTTCTTCAGCGCACGCGCGTGGCGCAAGAGCCCGGAAGCGGTGACGAATGCGTTCGCGGCGCAAGGGGCCTACAAGTTGGAACTCCACCGCGCCATCTGGTGGGGCTCGCTGGTGTTGTCCGGGCTGGTGCTCGTGGAGCAGCGGTGGGGAGGTGCGCGGTGA
- a CDS encoding ferrochelatase — protein sequence MISDVRMLLERLVRLGPALGARASLDPSRARAPLPVELAEQLMEGGEARRRAFAEALADVVGVLVEDFPDNIFWDLDYLACCLWKVGGPDEMRAFAGRVVALCRGFGNKSELRFRYAHDFLFGYDWARWVAREPGARAGIGPFDLAFLDYLDTRLQELRDLISDHDAKYGPLEGRAFRNPFSFRREPRDEARLHQVLVREDLIPVKAWRLDGERRWDLPFTELRAETAERLGLAREDGS from the coding sequence GTGATCAGTGATGTCCGGATGCTCCTCGAGCGGCTGGTGCGACTGGGGCCCGCCCTGGGAGCGCGTGCCTCGTTGGATCCCTCCCGTGCACGCGCGCCGCTGCCCGTGGAGCTGGCGGAACAGTTGATGGAGGGCGGGGAGGCTCGGCGGCGGGCCTTCGCCGAGGCCCTGGCCGACGTGGTGGGCGTGCTCGTCGAGGACTTTCCGGACAACATCTTCTGGGACCTGGACTACCTGGCCTGTTGCTTGTGGAAGGTGGGAGGCCCGGACGAGATGCGTGCGTTCGCCGGGAGGGTGGTGGCGTTGTGCCGGGGCTTCGGCAACAAGTCCGAGCTGCGCTTCCGCTACGCCCATGACTTCCTGTTCGGCTACGACTGGGCCCGCTGGGTGGCGCGCGAGCCCGGGGCGCGCGCGGGCATCGGGCCCTTCGATCTGGCGTTCCTCGACTACCTGGACACCCGGCTCCAGGAACTGCGCGACCTCATCTCGGACCACGACGCCAAGTACGGGCCGCTCGAGGGCCGGGCCTTCCGCAATCCCTTCTCCTTCCGCCGCGAGCCCCGGGACGAGGCACGGCTGCACCAGGTGCTCGTCCGGGAGGATCTCATCCCGGTCAAGGCGTGGCGCCTGGATGGCGAGCGCCGCTGGGATCTGCCCTTCACCGAGCTGCGCGCCGAGACCGCCGAGCGGTTGGGGCTCGCCCGGGAAGACGGGTCGTGA